Part of the Fusarium musae strain F31 chromosome 3, whole genome shotgun sequence genome, AGGCTCACTCCGTTTGGTGTAACGGAGATACTACGTTTAACGGTCAATAACAACACTTGGTGCAGTGCTGGCCAAGACTTATGAAGTCATCCCGAGTACTGAATCTTACGGCAACTAGCCCACGAGGGGGTATCACTGGAAATCAGAAAGAACAAAACGGGCAGTCGGTAGACTGGCATTCGTGAAATGGGCGACAGACATGCAGCGTGATGCCGACTTATATCACCTGAGGAGCGGCCAGTAACAGTGCGTTGGAAATGTGGCAActggaataagcttaagGAGACATACCAAAAATGGAGAGTTGCAAGCTCCTGTCAAGAGCAGCATCGATGCTGAGATGTGACAATGGATGCATGGCACACAGAGAATGGAAATTGGAGGTtgtaaataacttttttcaATGCCGTGGTGGGGCTCTAACAAAATCTACAGAACATCAAAAGGAATAAATAAAATCCAACTTTTGTCTCCTAATTCGCAGTATGTACTGTAAACGATAATGGCGATAGAAAATAACAAATAACAGAggatatagtaaataaataaaaaatgaCTTAAGCGGCAGGACTGCTCTTTTCAGTCCAGTCAGCTATTTTCGCTGCCCTTGCAAACCCATTACAAACGTAGGTATCCATTCATTCGTGCTGTCATAACATTTATTGCTTGAAGATAGATTGAACAATCTCGCCTGAGCGAGTGCCCAGGACGGAGAGGAGGGTGTCGCTCAGCTAGAGACAATGTTAGTGTCTATCGAATGAACATGATCAATTCACGGTGGATCACTTACCCCGTGAGTACCCTCGCAGCAGCCCTGCAGCCAGACGCCAGAGTCGTCGGCAACAGTGCCAGGGGAGAACTTGACTCGGTAATCCCTTCCGACGGCCAGCTTGCGCTCGCCATCTTGTGTCTCGACGTTCCAGCCGTTGACGCCCTTAGGGGACTCGTTGCGTCCCGATACGGTCTTGGGGAGCATTGTCCATGCGTCCTTGAGCATGTCGACGTGAGCGCTTCGCTTGTAACCGGTGGCGGCAACAATCAGATCAACTTCAAAAGTCTCCTGGTCGACGAAGCCATCGAGAGGGCCATCGTTAACGCGTTGGACCTTGATCTCGAGAGCGTCGCCCTTGGTGTCGACGCTGGCAATCTCACGGCCAGCGAGAATTCTGTGGGGCCACTGTGTCTCGTCGTCGCTGATCTCACGCTTCTGGTCATACATCTTCTCGAAGAGGTGCTCAATGAGCTCCAGACGAACAACACCGTAGTTGGTGGCGCGAGCCTCAGTCAAAAGAGTCTCACGAGCCTTGACAGATCGTGGCCACAGGTTGTCAATGTACTcggggttgaagatggagttgacGCTGTAGGTCATGGTCAGCAGAGGTTCCTATAACGGACAACTGTGCACAACTTACAATGGAGAGTCATCACTGGGGCGCAGGAATTCCTGGCGCATGATGAGGTATGTTTTGGAGTTGGGGTACAGGCTCTGGacgttgttgaagatctcggcGGCACTCTGGCCAGCACCGATGACAGCAACGCGGTAAGGAGCGTTCTGCTTGGCTAGGATCTGAGGGGCGTAGTTGGCGAATTGGGAAGAGTGCAGGACACGAGGGTGCTTAGCAGGGAGGCTCTTGGGGAGCGAAGGCTGgccaccagcagcaacaagaacgTGACGGCTGCGGAAAGACTGGACCTGGCCAGACTTGCCATTGCGAGCCTGAACGGTGAAAGTCTTGACGGCACCGGCCTCCTTGCTCTCGGGGGAGATAGAGAGAACCTCGTTGTTGTAGCTAACAACATGGTCAAACCAAGAAGAGCACCAGCGAAGGTAGTCCTCGTATTCAGTGCGGGCAGGGAGGAAAGTGCTCAAGTTGGTAAAGTCAACAAGACGACCCTGACGGTGGAGGTAGTTAAGGAAAGTAAACTCAGATCGGGGGTTGCGAAGAGTGGCTAGATCCTTGATAAAGGAGATTTGCATCTTGGCTCCAGGGAGCAGCATACCGGCGTGCCAAGCGAACTTGGTCTGCTTTTCCAGGAATAGAACCTTGGGAGCTGCGCCATCAGGGCGAAGCTTCTTGCCCTCGGCGATGGCATCGTGAATAGCGACGGCTACGGCCAAAGATGCGGGGCCGAAGCCAGCGCAGATGAGGTCAAACTCAGAATCCGCGGGAGCGGACTCGAGATAAGGAGATCTCTCCTTGTGAACTCGGGGTCCATGGCGGGCAGCAGGGGCAGCTCCGTTTccgttgctggtgctggtgccgtTGACATGACCGTTGTGGCCGTTAGTAATACCGTTGGTGCCATTTGTGCCATTTGTGCCATTTGTGCCGCTGTGACCGTTGGTAGTACCGTTGGTGGTACCGTTGGAGACCGGGGCCTCGGAGCCGTTGAATGAAACCTCGCTGTGGGGTGACATGATGACTGATTGCTGGTGAAGAGGGGTATAGATAGGTCTAGAATTGTAATAGAATCTTTAAATGCAGACCAAATTTTATAGCACAAACTTTGTGTCTATGAGATTTGGCGAATTCAAAGTCGTGACGTGTGAGAAACCAGGAAGAGGTCCACCAAGTGAATGGGAGACTATGAGGAATAAATCCGGTTTGCAGAAGCTCTTGTTCCTTCTCGAGAACCAGATATCACCCAATCTGATCAATATGGTGCACAGATTGGAGAATTGATGCAGATGAGCTTCATATAATGGATAAACGGTCGAATCAAGTTTCCAATGTCCGG contains:
- the SID1 gene encoding PAK- GC kinase Sid1 (EggNog:ENOG41~SMCOG1080:lysine/ornithine N-monooxygenase~antiSMASH:Cluster_3.3) → MSPHSEVSFNGSEAPVSNGTTNGTTNGHSGTNGTNGTNGTNGITNGHNGHVNGTSTSNGNGAAPAARHGPRVHKERSPYLESAPADSEFDLICAGFGPASLAVAVAIHDAIAEGKKLRPDGAAPKVLFLEKQTKFAWHAGMLLPGAKMQISFIKDLATLRNPRSEFTFLNYLHRQGRLVDFTNLSTFLPARTEYEDYLRWCSSWFDHVVSYNNEVLSISPESKEAGAVKTFTVQARNGKSGQVQSFRSRHVLVAAGGQPSLPKSLPAKHPRVLHSSQFANYAPQILAKQNAPYRVAVIGAGQSAAEIFNNVQSLYPNSKTYLIMRQEFLRPSDDSPFVNSIFNPEYIDNLWPRSVKARETLLTEARATNYGVVRLELIEHLFEKMYDQKREISDDETQWPHRILAGREIASVDTKGDALEIKVQRVNDGPLDGFVDQETFEVDLIVAATGYKRSAHVDMLKDAWTMLPKTVSGRNESPKGVNGWNVETQDGERKLAVGRDYRVKFSPGTVADDSGVWLQGCCEGTHGLSDTLLSVLGTRSGEIVQSIFKQ